The Phacochoerus africanus isolate WHEZ1 chromosome 3, ROS_Pafr_v1, whole genome shotgun sequence genome window below encodes:
- the LOC125122099 gene encoding probable cystatin-15, with product MSPKVPLLLGVLFLGPHVCSWNFEDISKTMDYFSICVEFAVFHFNQHQPDEYAYKLLWVGRSQRKKFTWIYLMDLKLGRTICKKHDEDIDNCPLQEGPEKKTANCTFIVDVRPWYTQFNLLNSTCEQK from the exons ATGTCACCAAAGGTGCCTCTGCTCCTGGGGGTCCTGTTCCTGGGGCCCCATGTCTGCAGCTGGAACTTCGAGGACATTAGTAAAACCATGGATTACTTCAGCATCTGTGTGGAGTTTGCTGTGTTTCACTTCAACCAGCATCAGCCAGATGAGTACGCTTACAAGCTgctgtgggtggggaggagccaGCGCAAG AAGTTCACGTGGATATATTTAATGGACCTGAAGCTGGGCCGCACGATTTGTAAAAAGCATGATGAAGACATTGACAACTGCCCCTTGCAAGAAGGCCCAGAGAAGAAAACG GCAAACTGCACTTTCATTGTGGATGTACGACCATGGTATACCCAGTTCAACCTCCTAAACAGCACCTGTGAGCAGAAATAG